The genomic DNA CGCCATGTAGACCGACCAGGCAAACGCCGCCTGGGACAGTATGGAGAACAGCGGCATCAACCAGTCACGGAGCAATACCGCGATCGCCACCGCCGAGACCGCAAGCACGACCCCCGCCGCGGTCAGATTACCCAACGCCAGCACCCCGATAATCAAGCCCACGACAGCGGAATACCCCAGCAGACAGAGCAACATGGGGGCCAAGCCGCTGGCCAGCACCCGCCCCGTGTCCTTGTCGAGGGTGAGATCATTGTTCTGCGCTTCCATGAAATACTCCTGAAACCCGATGGTGTTGGTTATGTCCAGTCTATCCGAGACGCAGAGCCGTTGCGCAGCAACCCGCGATACCCCCGTCTTCGTGCCCGACCACCCCGGCCGGACTTCAAGTTTGAGATCGACAACAGCCCAGCGCTTTGCCGGCGTCGCCGGACAGGTTATGCTGCATCCAGACCGTAGCGCCGGGCAGCGGCGCTCAGGAATTTGACACATTTGATTCTGAAGTTGAAAGCAGGAGGAGACCCGATGGGTGTATTAGTTTTCTGGCTGGCGGGCATCTTTTTCACGATCGGCTTCGCGATCATGGGGGAAGGGGGCGATAACCCCAAGATGAAGCTCTTCGGCGGTGAGCGTTTCTTCATGTCGCTGTTCGCCTTCGTGATCTGGCCGCTGATGCTCGGGGTCCACGTGCGCGAGTTGCTCGAGAAGAAGGGCTGAACCCGCTCTCGGGCGCACTCGGTCCTCAACCGGTGCGCCCGCCCGCCACGAGCGGTTCGCCAATGATAAGCCCCCCTTATCCCCCGCTTTTACCCCATCAGAAAACACTCTGCTCCGCCCCCTACCCGTCTGCCATCCCATTGCCTTAGAATGCGCTTCGCAGTTCAGCGGAGGCGCCAAACAGGGCTCGGCCCGACCCGGCTACCCCCTCCCGGTAACCGCCTTTTTCTATTGGACCGGACGGTCCGGGCACCCACCCGGGCTTCCGGGACCTTTTGCTATACTCTGGACTTGTTGCGCTGCAACATCTCTCGGCGGACAGGTATTAAGACGTTTTGCGGGGTGCGGACATGAAGGACCACAACATGGACACCATGGGGCCCATGCGCGACACCCGGAGCGGTCGCGTAACCATCCCCTATCGCCTGCACGCCCGGGCCCGTTTTTGGGGAATGGTTCAGCGCACGTTCTGGCTAACGGCTCTGCTCGGCAGTCTCGCCGCCCTGATCTGGGCCGCCCGGCTGGAACTGAACAGCGAAACCACGGCCAGCACCCTGGGCCTGGCCGCCGTTATCGGGCTCGCCCTCTCCCTGTGGATGTTCGCCATGGCGGTGTTGCGACTGCCGCCGAGCGAGGGACGGATCACCCTGTCCGAGGACGACTGCCGCGGCATCACCTGGTGCCAGGACCGTCGGGGCGGCTGGACGATCAAGGCAGGGGGCGTCAGGTTGCGCGGCCTGGAGAACAACGACGCGTTTCGCACGGCCCGAGAGACCGCACACGCGCGCGCCGAGACGGTGCTGCAGCAGTTGCGTGGTGGTGACAGCGCGGACCAGCCAGCGGTGCACGGCCGCAAGGTCGCCTGACCCTTACACACCGCGGTCACCTCCCCAAAGCACAAAAAGGCCGGCGGGGTGCGCCATTCAGATCGCGCACCCCGCCGGCTTTTTTGATGGTCAGGACCCTGAAATTGTTAGGATCCCTGCCAGGTTTCTGACGCGCTCAGGTTTCGGACACGCTGATATTGGGGAAGGCGCTACCGGAGTGCTTCTGCTGCAGCGAGAGCTTGCCGGCCACCCGGCGCGCGATCTGCCGGTAGCTTTCCGCCACCTTCCCGTCCGGGTCAGACACCACGGAGGGGCGCCCTGAGTCTGCGTTTTCCCGAATGCTGATGTCCAGCGGCAGCGAGCCGAGCAGATCCACGCCGTACTGCTCCGCCATACTCTGACCACCGCCTTCCCCGAAGATATGCTCCGCGTGACCGCATTCGCTGCAGATGTGGATGGACATGTTCTCCACCACCCCAAGCACCGGCACATTGACCTTCTCGAACATCTTCAGGCCCTTGCGGGCGTCCAGCAGGGCGATGTCCTGCGGTGTGGTGATGATCACCGCACCGCTTACGGGCACCCGCTGCGCCAGCGTCAACTGCACATCCCCCGTCCCCGGGGGCATATCCACGATCAGGTAATCGAGTCCCTGCCAGTGGGTGTCGCGGATGAGTTGGTCCAGCGCCTGGGTAACCATCGGGCCACGCCAGACCATGGGAGTCTCCTCATCGATCAGGAAGCCGGAGGACATGGCCTGGATGCCGTAGTTGACCACCGGCTCCAGCTTCTTGCCGTCGCGGGATTCGGGCCGGGCCGAGACCCCCAGCATGCGTGGCTGGCTGGGGCCGTAGATGTCCGCATCCAGCATACCCACCTTGGCACCCTCGGCGGAGAGGGCCAGCGCCAGGTTGACCGCCGTGGTGGATTTGCCGACACCGCCCTTGCCGGAGGCCACGGCAATGATGTTCTTGACCTCGTCCAGCAGCTTCATCCCGGGCTGCACCGTATGCGGCTCGACTTTGCTGGTGACCGTGACGTCCGCTGTACCGATGCCTGGCACGGCCTCCGCGGCCTGCTTGAGTTGCCCCGCCAGCGCCTGGCGCACCGAGTCCGCCGGGTAGCCCAGCTGGACGTCAATCCGCACCCGATCACCCTCCACGGCGATCTCCTTGACGCATTCAGCGGCAACCAGATCCATTTCCAGATCCGGGGCGACCACCTCCTGCAGCGCCGCTTCCACCTGCGCACGCAGATCACTCATCACTCAACCTCCAGGCGTTGTCCAGGGTGCCGGCCCTCTGGCCAGCTTCAGCCTGACCATGATAACGCAGCCATACACTCAGGAGGGATCGGGCTGTGCTGCAGCGCAACGTATGATGTTGCGGGAGTAATCCTCGAGCCGACGGACCCGGCAGTCGTCGGTGACGCGGATATTCGGGTCGCGACCCCGGTTCTCCAGCCTCAACCGCTCCCAGTACTCATCGAAGTAGCGGTTGAACATCTCACCCCCGAGTGTGCCCACGGCATAAAGGGCGTCTTCCGACTCGTCATGCTCCAACAGCACCGCGGCCAGGGGCTGGTCCGCCGGTCCGGACAGCACATTGGCACCGGCGCAGGGGTCGTAGACGCTGTGCTCAGCGCAACAGGCAATTACCCCGGCCCCCGTGCCCATGTCGGTGACCTCGGGTCGGTAACTGATATAACTCACGCTTGGGGTGGGGTGGGCCATGCGGTGCGCGCAAATTGCCGAATAGGCCACTAGCGTGCGGTCCGGCCCGACACCGCCCTGCCAGAGGTACGGCCGACCGTCCTTATCCAGGAGTTGTTGCGGTTGCATCGGCCGATCCAGCCGAAGCAGGAAACAGGGCGTCGCAATATAGGGGTAATGGAAGACGTAGTTGGCCTTGGACGCCAGGTCCGCGGCGTGGAGTGGAAAACCTTCCTCGTCCAGAAGACGGGCGCGGTCGTAGTGCCTCAGGGTGACCGGTCCGCTGACACCGGCGACACCGCCCGCAGCCATACAGCCGGCACCGAGGGCACAAGCCTGCATGAAGGTTCGTCTGCGCATCGTATACCCTCCCGGTCCAAACAGTGGCGACCGTGACAGTATAGGCAGCGCAGACGCGGCCGCTGGACCGGTCGGCCCCCTTTCTGGAGGCCGGCCCGCCCGCGCTTACCGCCCTTCCAGCGGCACCCCGTCCTGGTACCGGGAACTACCGTCCTGATACACCTCATTCTTCCAGACCGGCGCCCGTTGCTTCAGGGTGTCGATGGCAAACCGCGCCGCATCAAAGGCGTCGCCCCGATGGGCCGAGCGCACCACCACCAGCACGCTGTCCTCACCCACCTCCAGCTCGCCGATGCGGTGAATAATCCGGCAGGACTGGATCGGAAAACGGGAGAGCGCCTCCCGCTCTATCTCCGCCAGCACCCGCTCGGCCAACGGCTTGTAGACGGTGTAGCTGATCGCTTTGACGTCGCGCCCTTCGTGGTGATTGCGCACGGTCCCCGAAAAGACCACCAATGCGCCGCTCTCCGGGTTCGCGGTCTCCTCCAACAGGGCATCCAGCGCCAGGGGTTTATCGCTTATTCTTTCCATGCCGGCCTCGTTGAAAAAAGGTCTGACCTGTCATTATGGCATAGCCCTACCGAGGCTGGCGCCCGGGCCGGTCGCTCCGGTCACGGGTTGGGCCCGTCACCCTGCCCGGCCAGCAGTGCGCTGAACGCCTCCAGTGGCATCGGCTTGCCGAAATAATAGCCTTGGGCGTAATCACACTGCTGCTGCGCAAGGTACTGCCGCTGACTCTCCTGCTCCACCCCTTCCGCCACCACGTTCAGCCCCAACGAGTGCGCCATGCGGATAGTCGCCGTGACAATCGCGGCATCATCTTCATCGCGCGTCACCTGGCGCATGAAGGACTGATCCACCTTCAGGGTATCGATGGGGAAACGCTTCAGGTGGGCGAGGCTCGAGTACCCGGTACCAAAGTCATCCAGCGCCAGGCGCACGCCCATGGCCTTCAGCTCCCGCAGTATCTGCACGGCCACCTCCGGGTTGTGCGCCATGAGACTCTCGGTGAGTTCCAGCTCCAGCAAGCCGGGCAGGATCCCGTGCTCCTCCAGCATGCTGCGCACGTCCTCCACCAGTTCCTGGTGCAGAAACTGGCGTGCGGAGATGTTCACCGCGACCGGCACCACGGGTAGCCCCTGCTGCTGCCAGTGCGCCAACTGCCTGGCGACGGTCTGAAGCACCCACCGCCCCATCGGAATGATCAGGCCCACTTCCTCGGCCAGGGGGATGAAGTGCATGGGCGAGACCAGCCCCCGGGTGGGGTGCTCCCAGCGCAGCAGGGCCTCGGCACCGGTCAGGCGACCGGTATCCACGTCCACCTGGGGCTGCAGGAACAGACGCAGTTCCTCCCGCTCAAGCGCATGCTGCAGGTCGGACTCCAGCGTCAGCCGGTCCAGGTGCCGGGGTTCGGAGCGCTCCGAGTAACGCTTGATCATGCCGCCGCCGGCGCGCTTGGCCTCGTGCATGGCCAGACCGGCACGGCGGACCAGGTCCTCCGACACATCACCGTCGTCGGGAAACACCGAGTACCCGATGGACACGGAGAGAAAGACATCCTGGCCGGTCACGGAGAAGGAGGGCGTCAGCGCGTCCTGAAGCTCCGCGGTCAGAAGTTCCGCATCCCGCGTGTTTCGAAGCTCGGTGAGCACTACGTTGAATTCATCACCGCTCATCCGGGCCACGGTATCGAACCCGCGAAGGGCGCTGGTGAGCCGGTCCGCCACAGAGCGCAGCAACTGGTCACCGGCCGCGTGGCCCAGGCTTTCGTTGATAATCTGGAAGCGATCCACGTCCACGTTCAGCAGCGCCACGAAGCGCCCCGACCGGCGGGCATAGAGCAGCGCCTGGCGCAGGCGGTCCGCCAGCAGGTTGCGGTTGGGCAGCCCGGTCAGGGCATCGTAGTGCGTCCGTTGCTCCAGCTCGGCCTGGTACCGCTTCCGTTCCGTCACGTCATTGATGACACTGACCATGTAGTGAACCGAGCCGTCGTCCTCCAGCACGGGCGCAACGAACAGTTCGTTCCAGAACAGCGTGCCATCCTTGCGGTAATTGCGGATAACCGCGTGTGCTTCCCGCCGGGCGCGGAGCGCCTTGCGGATCTCCTCCAGCCCGGGCTGGTCCTTGTCATCCCGGACCAGGAAGCGCCCGTTCCGCCCGACCACCTCGTCCCTGCTGTAGCCCGTAATCCGTTCGAATGCGGGATTGACGTAAATGATCGGGTTATCCCGCAACCGCAGGTCCGAGATGAGAATGCCGTTGGCAGTGGACTCCAGCGCCCGCTCCCGCAGCCGGATGGCGGATTCGGCACGCTTGCTCTCGGTAATGTCCTCACGCACGGCGACAAAATGGCTAATGCGGCCGTCATTGCCCTTCAACGGGGAGATGATCTGGCGTTCCCAGATCAACTGCCCGTCTTTCCGCCGATTCTGCACCGTACCCTGCCACGTCCGGCCGGCCCGCAGGGTCGTCCACAGCTCCCGGAAGACCTCCTGTGGGGTGTGGCCAGAGCTCAGAACCCGGGGGTTTTGCCCGACCACCTCTTCGGGCGCGTAGCCGGTCAACCGCGTAAAGGACGGATTGACGTACTCGATGCGGGCGTCCGAGTCGGTGATCAGGATTGAGACCGGACTGTTCTCCGTGGCCTGCGCATGCTTGCGCAGTTCCGCCTTCATCCGCCGCTGACGCTCGCGCATGCGCAGGGCCCAGACACCGTGGGAAAGGTTCGCGGCCAGGTCCTCGAGCAGCCGGACCGAATCCTGGCAGAGTAAGCCGGCGTCCCGGGCGTGCAGGACCAACGTGCCGAATACGGCCCCGTCCCGACCCCGTCCTTCGCGCAGCGGCAAGGCCAGAATTGACTGGAACCCCCGACGGACGGCCTCCACCCGCCACGGTCGGGGCGACTGCCGGGCGGCCAGGTTGTGCAACACCGTCGGCTGGCCGCTGCGCAGCGTGGCGCCGGCAGGCCCGTGGCTACGGACACTGACGCCCCCACCCCGCATGAGCTGCTCAAGGTAGCCCTCGTCGTGTCCCGAGCTGGCGAGGCATTCCAACGGTCCGCCCCAATGCAACGGGCCAAGCACGCAGACCAGGTCGTAGCCGGCATCTTCCGCCAGCAGGCGGGTGGCCTCGCCCAGCAGTTCATGCTCGGCGCGAGCCCGGATGACGGCCTGGTTACTCCTGGCCAGCACCCGCAGCAAGGTGTTCTCCCGGAACAAGGCGGACGCCCGCGCTGCAGAGGCCGACGGGTTCGCACCGGTGACCGACGGGTCCCTTTCTTTATGAGTAATGCCTGGTCCTGAGGAATTGGGCATGTCCTCCCCCGGGTGCCCCCTTGATGTTTTCTAGTTTTCGGCCGGGAGTCTACCGTAATCATTCACCGGTCGTCCTGAGTCTAGGCAATTTCCCCAGGATTTGACTATGATTCAGCATCACCCGGTTTCCCGGCAGGCATTTCGCTCATCGATGCAAAGCTTTGAACACAAACTTCAGCAGTTTGACCCGGGCATCATCTGGCTGGACACCACCAACCAGGTCACGGCGATGAACGCGGTGGCCATCCGCATTCTGGGCGTAAGGCCCGGTGACGTGCTCGGACAGGAAGTCCTGCAACTCCATCCAGAGAAGAGCCGGGGCAAAATCGCCTGGCTGCTGGAGTCCACCCATGAGGCGGACGGCTGCCCGGTGAAATCGCCGCCCCCCATGACGATGATGATCAACATCCCCGACCGGGTGCTGCTGATTAAACTCTCCCGCATGTATGGGCAGGACGGCGGCCCCACGGGTGCCTGCCTGGTCTTCTACGACCTCACCGAGGTGACCTCGACCGAGGTCGTCGAGGAGACCGCCCCGGCCCGCCCCAGGCAGCTGCTGAAACTGCCCGTATACAAGAATCAGCGCGTCATGCTGCTCAACCTGAAAGAGGTCGTCCGGCTGCGCGCCGAAGGCCATTACACCGAGGTCTACAAAAACGGCGCCCCCTACCTCTGCAACCTGTCACTGGCGGACCTTGAAGGCCGACTGGACCCGGAGCGCTTCATGCGGGTCCACCGCTCCCACATGGTCAATCTCGACTTCGCCGCTGCGCTGGAACGGGACGGCGATCAATACCAGTTGGTGCTGCAGGACGACCACGAGACCCGGGTACCGGTCAGCCGCGGCAATGCCCCCCGGGTCCGCGCCCTTTTCGGGCTGGGCTGAATCCCCCCGGCGTCATTCCCGCAGCATATCCGCCGTTCAGGCGCCCATCCCGCCAGTGATGAAGTGGCACTTGCCCTCCCCGCCGCCCTGCCCTCTACTGAATCGCAAGTGAGGCGGTTTGCCGCACCGTCGGCCTGACCTCACCAGCCAGGAGGAGAGCAGCTCTGGTTTCCAGGCTGCACAAAACAACACCTGCAGAGGTGCCACAAATGATTCCGGGTAACTTCGAATATCACGCCGCCCGCGGCGTGGATGAGGCCTTGCAATTACTCGCCCGGTTCGGTGACGAGGGCAAGCTGCTGGCCGGCGGTCACAGCCTGCTGCCCATGATGAAACTGCGCTTTGCCGAACCGGCCCACCTGATCGACCTCAACCCGATAGAAGAGCTGCGCGGCGTACGCGAAGACGGCAACGATCTGCTCATCGGCACGATGACCACCGAGACCGCGCTGCAGCAATCGGACCTGGTCCAACGGCACTGTCCCGTGCTGCAGGAGGTGGTGGCGCTTATCGCCGACCCCCAGGTCCGCAACCGCGGGACCATCGGCGGGGACGCCCTGCACGGGGACCCCGGCAATGATCACCCGGCGGTACTGATGGCCCTGGACGCGCGTTTCGTGATCCGTGGGCCCAACGGCGAGCGCGAGTCCCCGGCCAACGGCTTCTACCTCGGCCCCTACCTGACCCAACTTGGTGACAACGAGCTGGCCACGGCCATCCGCATTCCCAAGTGCCCGCCCGGCCAGGGCTACGCCTACTGCAAGATGAAGCGCAAGACCGGTGACTACGCTACCGCGGCCGCCTGCGTCCTGCTGACCCTGGCGGACGGCAAAGTGCAGTCCGCGCGCATCACGCTCACCAACGTTGGCCCCACGGCACTGCGCGCCGAGGACGCGGAGGAGCTGCTCGTCGGCCAGGCGCTGGACGACGGCCTGATCGAGCAGGCGGCCCAGGCGGCCATGAGCGTTTGCGAGCCTGCCGAGGACTTGCGCGGCAGCCCTGATTACAAGACCCATATCGCCGGCGAGATGACCCGCCGGGCCATCCGCCTCGCGTTGCAGCGCGCCCGCGGCTAAAGGGAGTCTCCACCATGGCAAAACATGCGATCACCCTGCACATCAACGGGCAGGCCCACGACGTGGCTGTTGATTCCCGTGAGTTGCTGATCCACACCCTGCGGGAAAAGCTGCGCCTCACGGGGGCCCATATTGGCTGCGAGACCTCCCACTGCGGTGCCTGCACGGTCGACATCGACGGCGTCTCTGTGAAGTCCTGCACCATCCTCGCCGTGCAATGCGATGGCGCCGAGGTTCAGACGGTGGAGGGCCTGGCCACCCCCGAGGGCCTGCACGCGGTGCAGGAGGGATTCATGCAGGAGCACGGTCTGCAGTGCGGGTTCTGCACCCCCGGGATGCTGATGCGCGCCTACCGCTTTTTGCAGGAGAACCCGAACCCGACGGAGGAGGAGATCCGCTACGGCATGGCGGGCAATCTCTGCCGATGCACCGGCTACAACAACATCGTCAAGGCCGTTCAGTACGCAGCGCGCAAGCTGCAGGATCAGGCCAAGGGCGGCCAGCCGGCCTGAGATCGGCGGCGCATAACCAAAACAGAGCGGCAACGCCGCACCGAGGATCAGGAGCTGAGACATGGCAACCCCCGCAGAAGAGCTGGAACGCAGTGAAAAGCTGGGCGGCATCGGCTGCTCCCGGAAACGCAAGGAGGACCCGCGCTTCATCCAGGGCAAGGGCCACTACGTGGACGACATCCAGCTGCCCGGCATGCTGGTCGGCGACTTCGTCCGCAGCCCCCATGCCCACGCCCGCATCAAGGCGATCCACAAGGATAAGGCGCTGGCCCACCCCGGCGTGCACGCCGTGCTCACCGCCGAGGACCTGGCGCCGCTGAACCTGCACTGGATGCCCACCCTGGCCGGTGACAAGCAGATGGTGCTGGCCGACGGCAAGGTCTGCTTCCAGAACCAGGAAGTGGCCATGGTCATCGCCGATGACCGCTACATCGCCGCCGACGCCACTGAACTGGTGGAGGTGGAATACGAACCCCTGGAGGTGCTGGTCGACCCCCACCAGGCGATGGACGACGACGCCCCTGTTATCCGTGACGACCTGGAGGGCCAGACCGAGGGCTTCCACAGCAAGCGCGTACACCATAACCACATCTTTACCTGGGATGTGGGCGACAAGGACGCCACCGACAAGGTCTTTGATGAGGCCGAGGTCACTGTCACCGAGAAGATGCTCTACCAGCGGGTCCACCCTTGCCCGCTGGAGACCTGCGGCTGTGTCGCCGACTTTGACAAGGTGAAGGGCGAGCTCACCGTCCACATCACCTCCCAGGCCCCCCACGTGGTGCGGACGGTCTTCTCCCAGCTCTCCGGTATCGCCGAGAGCAAGGTGCATATCAACGCCCCGGACATCGGCGGCGGTTTCGGCAACAAGGTGGGAATCTACCCGGGCTACGTGGTGGCCACGGTGGCCTCCATCGTGCTCGGCCGCCCGGTCAAGTGGGTGGAGGACCGGATCGAGAACCTCTCCACCACCGCCTTTGCCCGCGACTACCACATGACCGGCGAGCTGGCCGCCACCAGCGATGGCAAGATCCTCGGCCTGCGCACCCACGTGCTGGCGGATCACGGCGCCTTCGACGCCTGTGCCGACCCGGCGAAATGGCCCGCCGGCTTCTTCAACATCTGCACCGGCAGCTACGACATCAAGACCGCCTACGCGCGGGTGGACGGTGTCTACACCAACAAGTGCCCTGGTGGCGTCGCCTACCGTTGCTCGTTCCGGGTCACCGAGGCGTGCTACCTGATCGAGCGGATGATCGACGTGCTGGCCCAGAAGCTGGGCATGGACAAGGCGGAGATCCGCTTCAAGAACTTCATCCGCCCCGAACAGTTCCCCTACCACTCCGCCCTGGGCTGGGAGTATGACAGCGGCGAGTACGCCCGCGCCCTCCAGAAGGTGCTGGACGCCTGCGATTACGAGGGCCTGCGGCGCGAGCAGAAGGAAAAACGGGAACGCGGGGAGATCATGGGCATCGGCCTGTGCACCTTCACCGAAATCGTTGGCGCCGGGCCCAGTCGCAAGTGCGACATTCTCGGCGTCGGCATGTTCGACAGCGCCGAGATCCGGGTCCACCCCACGGGCAGTGTCATCGCCCGCATGGGCACCAAGACCCAGGGCCAGGCCCACGAGACCACCTACGCCCAGATCATCGCCACCGAGCTCGGCCTGAACTCCGACGACATCCAGATCGAAGAGGGCAACACCGACACCGCGCCCTACGGGCTCGGCACCTACGGCTCCCGCAGCACGCCGGTGGGCGGTGCCGCCACTGCCCGCGCCGCCCGCAAGATCCGGGACAAGGCGCGCAAGATCGCCGCCCACCTGATGGAGGTGAGCGAGGAGGACCTGGACTGGACCGGCGAGGGCTTCCAGGTCAAGGGCGTGCCCGATCAGAGCACCAGCATGCAGCAGATCGCCTGGGCGGCCTACAACAACACTCCGGAGGGCATGGAGCCGGGCCTGGAGGCGGTGGAGTACTACGACCCGCCGAACATGACCTACCCCTTCGGCGCCTACCTGTGCGTGGTGGACATCGACCGCTACACCGGCGAGACCCGCGTGCGCCGCTTTTACGCGCTGGACGACTGCGGCACCCGCATCAACCCCATGGTCATCGAGGGGCAGGTCCACGGCGGGCTCACCGAGGCCTTTGCAGTGGCCATGGGCCAGGAGCTGCCCTACGACGGTGCCGGCAACATCCAGGGCGCCTCGCTGATGGACTACTTCCTGCCCACCATGGTGGAGAGCCCGCACTGGGAGACGGACCACACGGTCACGCCCTCGCCCCACCACCCCATCGGGGCCAAAGGGGTCGGCGAGTCCTCCCACGTGGGCGGCATCCCCTGCTTCTCCAACGCCATCAACGACGCCCTGGCGCAGTTTGGCACCACCCACGTGGACATGCCGCACAACGCCTACCGCGTCTGGCAGACCCTGCACGAACTGAAGCTCGACCGCCACCCCGAGGCGGACAAGGTGACGCCCTTCAAGCCCCGGCCCCGCAAAGAGAAGCCCAAGCCCGCCGCGGAGCGACCGGCGCCGGCCGCGGGCGAGAAGAAGGCGGCCGCCAAGGGCATGGAGGTCCGGCTGGAACGGGATTACGGTCTGGACGTGCCCGCCGATGCCGCCTGGACGCTCATGCAGGATATCCGCGAGGTAGCGGCCTGCATGCCGGGGGCCTCGATCGTGGAACAGACCGGCGAGACCACCTACGTCGGCGAGATGCGCCTCAAGGTGGGCCCGGTCAGCTCCGCCTTCAAGGGCGACATCGAAGTGCTCGGGTTGGATGCCGAACGCCAGGAGTTGCGCATGCGCGGCGAGGGGGGGGACACCAAGGGCAGCTCCAGCGCCAGCATGACCCTGCAGGCCCGCATCGTCGACGAGGGCGCCGAGCGCTGCCGCCTGGAGGGGGTCTGCACCATCGAGCTCAAGGGCAAGATGGCCAGCTTTGGCGGCCGGATGCTGGAGAACATCTCCGATCGCCTGCTCTCCCAGTTCGTCGCCAACTTCGAGAACCGGGTGGCGGCCCAGGGTGAGGGGGCCCAGGCGGAGGCCGCACGCCGCAAGCTGGAGGAAGGGCCGAAGGAGCTGAATGGCCTGGCTCTACTCTGGCAGATGATCAAGAGCTGGTTCGGGGGCCGGCGCTGATCATGATGAGTGCGGAGGCCTACCGCGAGGCCCTGGCCGGGGTGGGCTACGTCGCCGACCCCGGCCTCGCGGCCACGCTCAGCCTGGCCGATCGACTGGGCCGCCCCCTGCTCCTCGAGGGGGAGGCCGGGGTCGGTAAGACGGAAGTCGCCAAGGCCCTTTCCCTGGTCCACTGCTGCCGCCTGATCCGGCTGCAGTGCTACGAGGGGCTCGATGCCCAATCCGCCGTCTACGAGTGGGACTATCAGCGCCAGCTGCTGGCCATCCGGTTGCTGGAGGCGGAGGGCCGCGCCGGCGAGGACGCCGAGCAGGCCATCTTCTCCGAACGCTACCTGCTCCGTCGCCCTCTGCTGGAGGCCATCAGCCAACCGGAACCCCCGGTAC from Alkalispirillum mobile includes the following:
- a CDS encoding aerobic carbon-monoxide dehydrogenase large subunit; protein product: MATPAEELERSEKLGGIGCSRKRKEDPRFIQGKGHYVDDIQLPGMLVGDFVRSPHAHARIKAIHKDKALAHPGVHAVLTAEDLAPLNLHWMPTLAGDKQMVLADGKVCFQNQEVAMVIADDRYIAADATELVEVEYEPLEVLVDPHQAMDDDAPVIRDDLEGQTEGFHSKRVHHNHIFTWDVGDKDATDKVFDEAEVTVTEKMLYQRVHPCPLETCGCVADFDKVKGELTVHITSQAPHVVRTVFSQLSGIAESKVHINAPDIGGGFGNKVGIYPGYVVATVASIVLGRPVKWVEDRIENLSTTAFARDYHMTGELAATSDGKILGLRTHVLADHGAFDACADPAKWPAGFFNICTGSYDIKTAYARVDGVYTNKCPGGVAYRCSFRVTEACYLIERMIDVLAQKLGMDKAEIRFKNFIRPEQFPYHSALGWEYDSGEYARALQKVLDACDYEGLRREQKEKRERGEIMGIGLCTFTEIVGAGPSRKCDILGVGMFDSAEIRVHPTGSVIARMGTKTQGQAHETTYAQIIATELGLNSDDIQIEEGNTDTAPYGLGTYGSRSTPVGGAATARAARKIRDKARKIAAHLMEVSEEDLDWTGEGFQVKGVPDQSTSMQQIAWAAYNNTPEGMEPGLEAVEYYDPPNMTYPFGAYLCVVDIDRYTGETRVRRFYALDDCGTRINPMVIEGQVHGGLTEAFAVAMGQELPYDGAGNIQGASLMDYFLPTMVESPHWETDHTVTPSPHHPIGAKGVGESSHVGGIPCFSNAINDALAQFGTTHVDMPHNAYRVWQTLHELKLDRHPEADKVTPFKPRPRKEKPKPAAERPAPAAGEKKAAAKGMEVRLERDYGLDVPADAAWTLMQDIREVAACMPGASIVEQTGETTYVGEMRLKVGPVSSAFKGDIEVLGLDAERQELRMRGEGGDTKGSSSASMTLQARIVDEGAERCRLEGVCTIELKGKMASFGGRMLENISDRLLSQFVANFENRVAAQGEGAQAEAARRKLEEGPKELNGLALLWQMIKSWFGGRR